CAGCTGGAAGCCACATTACATTAGATAACACAATCAAAGAATTTGGGATCAATaatctctctggctctctcacTGCCATTATAAGGCAATGGCCCACAGGACAATGATAGTCACAATGTTGGTAAAATGTTGGAAGTGAAATTTGAAATGCTTCCCAAACCATCCCAAAACTCTCATTATCTCATAACCTTCCTGTCCAAGTGAAGCACTTAATCTTTTTATAGCTCCCCCTAAGAATTGTTCAGCTCAAAGGGCCAGAAGTGTGGAACATGAAAGTGcatcacattgattataaagcACAGGAAGTAAAATGATGACCAACAAACATTCTTCTTCATGGTCCATTAGAATTGAAAAAGACATTTTGCCTCcgatgagtgaaaatgaaagtgGCTTTACACAAATGGTTATGGATGTTCTGAATATAAGTGGTAATGATTTCTCTAATGCAATAGTAAGGGCTAGCAATGAGAAGAATGAAagtgctactgctgggcccttgagcaagaacCTTAACCCACAACTGCTCAGCTATATGCTTGCATTGAAACTGTAAGTAACTTAGGCTAAAAACTAATGTAAATGCTAATGTAAAACTAATGTAAAGGCACATAAAAATCAATTTGCCATGTAATACGATCCCATGATGTTTTCTTGCACATTTGCATTTGATTGTGAAGAAGGGTAATTTGCACACTGAAAATACACAGCacaaatattcattcattactCATGATATTGATCGAGAGCATATCCAGAGAACACTGGGTGTGGAAGCAGGAACACACCCTAGATGTTACACCAATCATTTACCcatcaccatgcacacacacacttagccaGTGCACCCACCAACATTTTTTGATAAGTTTTAGCAAGCCAGAGAGTCCAGAGGATGCTCATTCAAACCCTTTGCAAAACTCTGCAAAGTAATCCAAGCTCATGATTAAACTGGAGTTTGTGCAGCCCTGGAGCCGTGAGATTGCAACACTACCTATGGCACCAACATGCCACCCACAGCCCAAATATTTTCTAGTGAAATGAACTGAGGAACCCTTACAGAGCATGAAAGTAAATTCAAAAACTTTTTGATATGAACTACTTTAGACTTTGAGTTCCGCAAGAAGATCCCTACttcacaaatgtttttattgaaaatcatatttatgTTGATTTAAATTACGTATCAAAGTGGAAAACTGAGAATCCGAGGCTTCAAACCTCTCAcagcaagtgttttatttcatgaACTGATAGCATGGGTCTCAAAGCGTAGGCTATCTCTGTACAATCCCACTGATTCTGTGAGTAGCACTGATTAGAGTGTGTCTTCATGCAGCATGCAGTAGAGTAATACATAGCAGTGATTACTGCACCCAACCAACTATAAGCTGCCATACAAGCTCAATGTTAATTACACCCCAGCCATGATCTGCCTATCCTCCTTCACTAAGCATGAGCTTCAGCTCCCATTATCTTAGTCTGTCTCTGCAAAGCAGCTGTGGACTAAAACATAGCCACTCTGAATATTATTTGGAGTTAAAAAGCTGAGCAATATTTGATTCTATCATGTTCAAGACAGGATGTTTCTTTATAGCCGTTAAATTCAGGCACCTTTACTAGTTAAAACACTATGGTCTTAATTTACTGAAGAGTTTTATGTGTAAAGCGTGTGAAATCGAGAACCCAAAGGAAAATTGTAAGCTGGTTTACTTCAATTGTCTGTCAATGAGCAAAACTACTGCTACATCTAAATTACTTTGCTTTTGTTGTCTCAATGACTACAGTGCCTTCAGAAAGGATTCACACTTTCTCTTTTTGCAGTATTGCAACATCACATCTAAGGATATAAGATTGGTGACTgtctacagaaataaaattaattaaactaTTTACATGTCCTTGTGGCCTGTGCTTTGGCTCATTGTCCTACAGGAGCATAAAGTTTCATACTAAACATATACATTTGTTTGACTTTCTTCCATTTCCACTGTTACAGTGGATTTCATATTGATCCGAAAATGGTTTAAAGCTTTACTAATGTTTTATTAACCTTCTCCATCTTTATTCCTTGTCATCTCAAAGCTTTACAGGCAGTTGCTTGGTCTTCATGACGAACAGGTCTGACCCAATCTGCCATTTTAGCTGTGAGACATGCCAAATAAGTCAAATATTCATTGTGCAAGAATACACTTGGACACTTggatggaataaaaatgaatacaggTCTACCTGTGTACATGTTCCAGTATACAGATGTATTTAGTCTGAGCTCATGAAAACAAAATACTTTACTTTGGGAGGCTAAAAgtgaattaattaatcaattttagtattttttatatattaattaatagttTTCTTAACATGCTTGGAGATTATGTGTCAGTATCTCAGAATAATAAGAAGGTTTATATAATAATCTCAGGATTATGACTTAATAACAGACGTGTAAAATTggttctttattttcatagttttttCAATATGTTGCAGAGCCATTTATCTGTACTTGGTTGAATGACATCAGGAGCATTACTTTCTGTGAAATTGAATTTCCATTGGATGTATGTGTACACTTTATGGGCCAAAGGGATGGACCATTACTAACAATGAGCAATCAGTTACCAGTCATTGCTGTTCTGACTCAAATAGAAGGCAGTTAAGCTAAATCAAATTCTCTGTAAGAGGTAATTTAATAGATGCCATAACAGCCAAATCGGTTGAGTGGGTCAGCAGTTAATGACTGCAATATTTCAGTTCCTGAAACTAACAAAATAGGGTACTGGGAAACATGGATTCTAGGTTCTTTTCCAAGCTCAATTCCCCACAAATGTTCCCAATGGATTCAAGGTCATTATCCAggattatataataataacccATAATGGGCTATAAATGTGGACTTTATAAAATCGTTCTGACTACTGGAGCATGTAAAATCAATACAAAAGAAGACTTTGCCCATATAATTACTCTTTCAGCTTATGTAGTACAACATAATAATAGTTCACATTGCtttaacaaaaacacagctgacACAGATGACATGATCCCATGAGCCAGTTCACAAAACCAGCACAAGCAACTGAGTACTGGTCTGTAATACTGGAATAAAGATAGCACCGTTCCAATGCCCAGTATCTGTATTGGGCCAATATCAACAAAAAATGCTGAATTCTATATCAGAGAAAACATATCAGATATTGGATCTTGCAACAACCTGGGATGACAGCACAAGAAAAGTATTGGATGGTTTCAGTGTCAGAATCTCAGTATCAGAAAAGACAAAGTGGTTTTGTGCCATGGTTGAATTATGTCCACTGTTTTAAGGGTTTTATGCAGTTAGACATTCACATAAAAGTGCAATGGTTGAACAAACACTCCTTTTCAGGAAGCCAGTTTTCACAATTTGGCTTTGGACAATCTTGAAGTTTGTATATAAACATACAGggcaatgaaactgaaacactggccaatttagtgttgaaggtttcatggctaaatttgaccagcctggtggccaatcttcattgattgcacattccaccagtaagagcggagtgtgaaggtttaattagcagagtaatagcacagttttgcttaaaatattgcaatgcacacaacattatgggtgacagatttcaaaagaggacaaattgttggtgcacgtcttgctggcgcatctgtgactaagacagcaagtctttgtgatgtatcaagagccacggtatccagggtaatgtcagcataccaccaagaaggacgaaccacatccaacaggagtaactgtggacgcaagaggaagctgtctgaaagggatgtccggattctaacccggattgtatccaaaaaacataaaaccacagctgcccaactcactgcagaattaaatgtgcacctcaattctcctgtttccaccaaaactgtccgtcgggagctccacagggtcaatgtacatggccgggctgctacagccaaacctttggtcactcgtgccaatgccaaacgtcggtttcaatggtgctagcagcgaaaatcttgggctgtggacaatgtgaaacatgtattgttctctggtgagtccaccttcactgtctttcccacatccaggagagttacggtgtggagaagccccaaagaagcgtaccacccagactgttgcatgcccagagtgaagcatgggggtggatcagtgatggtttgggctgcaatatcatggcattccctaggcccaatacttgtgctagatgggcgcgtcactgccaaggactaccgaaccgttctggaggaccatgtgcacccagtggttcaaacattgtatcctgaaggcagtgccatgtatcaggatgataatgcaccaatacacacagcaagactgttgacagagtggtttgatgaacatgaaagtgaagttgaacatctcccatggcctgcacagtcaccagatctaaatattattgagccactttggggtgttttggaggagtgagtttcctccaccagcatcacgtagtgacctggccactattctgcaagaagaatggctcaaaatccctctggccactgtgcaggacttgtatctgtcattcccaagatgaattgatgctgtattggccaccaaaggaggccctacaccatactaatgaattattgtggtctaaaaccaggcgtttcagtttcattgtccaacccctgtatctTAAACAATACACATGCATAATGCATGCAATACCAGTTACATCTGATTTCCTTTCTCTCATATGATTTCTAATTGGTGAATAAGTATCCTGCAGACAAGAACCCACAGAAGAATgaagacagagagcaagagtCCCTAGTGGGTCAGTCTGTACAGACAGCACATTGATTGGGCATGATCCTTTCTACACTCTGAAATGAAACCAGACATGCTACAGTGTAAGTAAGCAGTGCTAAAGTACAATCTTATTACACTTATATAGTATCAAACTAAGTCTGTATTATAAAATATGAGCACCCTTATATGAGTAGCcataatataaaatagataTTAAAAATACTACTTGTCTGTGTTATGACAGACCATTAAAGCTTGGCATCTGCATGATGATAGATGCAAGagaaaaaagtgttaaaaaaaataatctatatTGAAGCCTTTCAGTAATTGAACTGCTAAAGTAGGCTTGAAGCCTTCAATATTTTAtgtcttatttttttatcatttctctCGAATGCATGCCGTTTTCCGTACCTTCATACATCAGGTTACTGATGTATAAAACCAACAGGGTTTTGAGTCAGgaagctcaggttactgtctgtgtggggtTTTGAGTCACATTGGTTTCCTTCATTACCCTCTCATGCACCCACCTTTCACAAAGCTTTCCTGCTCCAGTTTCAATTATTTGTGGGAAATAGCATTGCAAATATACAAATGTGAAACCCACATGAACCAACAATTTCAGGAGTGTTCCTGTATACTTTATCAGTATATTGTTCAGTTAGAGGAACCCTATAGACAATGTTAATTGTTGACACTGTGAAGTAAAAACCACTGACGAGTTTTTTGTTGACAGCCATTCTTCAACATAATAAAAACTTCCCTGTGGACGCCTCATCTtgtaaaaaaggaaaatacTTGAGCTTAGATGTTccagtatgtacacacacacatgcacataagaGGAATTAACTAGACCATAACTTGACacaaagacttttttttgtcttgtcatCTTTGCCTTACTTTGCTTCCATCTAGGGGTCAAAAGTGATTCACACCACAATAAAATAGGAAGTCAGTGATATACTGTAAGGCCATCACACAAGACACTGCACAAGGTGACGCAATTAAATAGcaggtttaattaaaaaaaattttttataaaGCCTCAGTAGCAAAATCACTGCAATAAATTTAATGTACACCATATCCTTCATGTACATTGTTTGCCAGCAGGAACAATCTGATAGATCATTATGGGAAAGCTAAAAATTACCAGATACAaagcatatattatatatatatatatacatatatacatatgtatatatattaaccTTCTCCATCTTTATTCCTTGTCATCTCAAAGCTTTACAGGCAGTTGCTTGGTCTTCATGACGAACAGGTCTGACCTAATCTGCCATTTTAGCTGTGAGACATGCCAAATAAGTCAAATATTCATTGTGCAAGAATACACTTGGACACTTggatggaataaaaatgaatacaggTCTACCTGTATTCATGAAGACCAAGCAACTGCCTGTAAAGCTTTGAGATGACAAGGAATAAAGATGGAGAAggttaatatatatacatatgtatacatatacactatattgccaaaagtattcgctcacccatccaaataatcagaatcaggtgttccaatcacttccatggccacaggtgtataaaatcaagcacctaggcatgcagactgtttttacaaacatttgtgaaagaatgggtcgctctcaggagctcagtgaattccagcgtggaactgtgataggatgccacctgtgcaacaaatccagtcgtgaaatttcctctctcctaaatattccacagtcaactgtcagctgtattataagaacgtggaagtgtttgggaacgacagcaactcagccacgaagtggtaggccacgtaaactgacggagcggggtcagcggatgctgaggcgcatagtgcgaagaggtcaccaactttctgcagagtcaatcgctacagacctccaaacttcatgtggccttcagattagctcaagaacagtgcgcagagagcttcatggaatgggtttccatggccgagcagctgcatccaagccatacatcaccaagtgcaatgcaaagcgtcggatgcagtggtgtaaagcacgccgccactggactctagagcagtggagacgcgttctctggagtgacgaatcgcgcttctccatctggcaatctgatggacgagtctgggtttggcggttgccaggagaacggtacttgtctgactgcattgtgccaagtgtaaagtttggtggaggggggattatggtgtggggttgtttttcaggagctgggcttggccccttagttccagtgaaaggaactctgaatgcttcagcataccaagacattttggacaattccatgctcccaactttgtgggaacagtttggagctggccccttcctcttccaacatgactgtgcaccagtgaccaaagcaaggtccataaagacatggatgacagagtctggtgtggatgaacttgactggcctgcacagagtcctgacctcaaccccatagaacacctttgggatgaattagagtggagactgagagccaggccttctcgtccaacatcagtgtgtgacctcacaaatgcacttctggaagaatggtcaaaaattcccataaacacactcctaaaccttgtggacagccttcccagaagagttgaagctgttatagctgcaaagggtggaccgacgtcatattgaaccctatggattagaaatgggatgtcacttaagttcatatgcgagtcaaggcaggtgagcgaatacttttggcaatatagtgtatatatatatatatatatatatatatatatatatatatatatatatatatacacattatactgTACATGTCTTTACTCTGTACAAATGTGAACTCTATATGGAcatcataatgtgtgtgtatacatagaTACAAATGTTTACAGAAGAGCCATTTAGCACATTTACATTATAGAACAGCTTCacctaaaaaaataaagttggaccagaaacacaacagaaataCAACCTCTGAATGAATAATCATGTGTAATCAATTACATTTTGAATTGCACTGTGGTTGCTTGGTGACTCCAGTATTTTTGTGCCCCACAGAGTAGGTTGTCCTATTTTCTCTTCTGTTCCACACCAGCGGCAAGTATTTGGTCTGCAGCCACCATCACCAGCAGAGTGACACACAGCAGGGGTAATAGACTGAAGACTTGCTGCTCGTTTAGTTTTACCTAGAACCCCAGCACTAACAGACTTGCTCACTGAGCGAACCAGAAGCAAATAGTGTCCCTCAACAACAGAACACTTAGAAATGGGCCTCATTGAGCCTGTTAATAATTAAAGGGGATTAATTAAGCAACAAGTATGATTGTGTGGTACTAATCAGGAGGCAGATCTATGCACTGTTGTCCACATGTACTGTGCAGCAGTGGTACCAGTCAGAAACCACACAGCTTCATAAGGAAACCACATCAGATCTTTGCAGAATTGAAAGCAGGTGTCGATGAGACTACTGCACTGTAGTCAAGCCCACCAGTCGAGCACTTTCATCCCACAGTCTCCGTGCCAGCTCATCATCTTTAGCTTCTGGACCAGGCTCCTTCTCAGCACAGTCACTATAACgcaaacacacatccacatgAAACAGTTTACTCATCTTAATAATATAGCATTTCTCTAGCCAAAACATTCTGCATGCTTCAATCATTGCAAGATTTCATTCAAAGACAAGaccatcattttaatttatttttctttttctgttttccagAATATGTTCATTTCAACTTGTCTCTCTGCAAAACGAACAGATACAGCTTCTGACAGTGTCTTGTTTCTGACCTACTGCTCTTTTTTACTGTCTAAATCAATTTTCAGAAGGGCTTATGTGCCTTCAACCGACCTACAAACACAAATGGGATTTGTTTttcaaaactctctctcacacaaggGAGCAGGTAGAATAATAAGTTATACTAACTAAACATTGGACTGATATGAAAGATTATTTGTGCCACTCAATTATCAATTTCTCATTAGATAAAGTAATCAACAAATCAattgataaatagataaatctatagagaatgaaataaacaaactgacaaataaataattattatggtTAGTGTTCAACTATCCAATAAACAAATCTGAGGATCTAGGCAAAAGAACAGGCAGAAGGTTAGGCAGTTGATGGACAGATATGAAGCTAAACTTCACAAACTTATAGAATTAAAGTCCAGATTATTTAAACCCTTGTCCCATGACCTCTTCTGAGGCATCAATCTCATCATCAAATCTCATCTTAAAATGAGGTTAGGAGTTGTAGTAAATTGCAGTAAATGTAGTAAATTTTCAAGTGATTGTTGACAATAATTTTTTTGAGGCTGCAGAAATCAATAAAGGGATGCAGGCTTCCTCCCTTTTTGAATTGACATAGAGGGTGAAATATAGCCCTGGGCAAGGGCCTCCTATAGATACtattccattattttttttccagctgaggCTAAAAGATTATTATGGAAACTATTTGGTATGTTTTGGAGAGAAGGTCAACTTCTCAGTCATGAGGTGTGCGGACAGAGCACAGgcttttttttacttgaaatTCAGTGCAACCTTTATAGATCGCTATGGACTGATTTACATTGGGGCTTTCGATAGAgattgttgctatggtaactaTAAGACATGTGGGTCTCATGGCAATACAGAGACCAGGTGGTGATTTCTTGTTATGGTCATTAACCTTTAAGGTTGTGATATTGAACCCATGGCAAACCTAGCACAATAGGGAATTTAGTCAGTGCTGTGAGGAGGAGACTGATTAGCTCACTGTCAAGAGCCCTGGTTCTGGTCATATCAGAATTAATGTCTTGTGATGAAAAGAACACTGGGTACTGTACCAGACTAACACTAACCatttagacagattttttttttttatcatacttGTATTCTTACTGTGAGTTGTCACTCAACAATGTGATTTGCTGCTGTTGTTCCACCAATATAAGCCCTTAAGCAGTGGGGGCTTGACAGAGCTCTCAGAAACCTGCTGAATCCTTATTATTAATGGTCAAGTCTTCTGGCATGGTTTTTGTGCAAAGGAACACAGATGAAGTCTGAGCTTTCATTAAACCATCCTGTGGCTGGACAATTTCCAAAATGAAGGACAGGCAGAAAGTCAGGCAATCAGCAAACAGACATTATCTAGGCCAGGCTGTTTCGgtaaatgtgaaataaacagaGGTCAAACCAAGTAAACTAAGCAGGAATGCAAACAGCTCAAAACCATCATAACCAAATCTTACAGCAAAATTGAAAGaaataacagttttttttagGTAATAATCTACAGAATATGTTATTTGTGATCATCTTGTGCCCATAACATTACCAATATTTCAAAAATACCAAAAGAAAAAGACATAAGCTACAACAATTCATCACATTCGTTCCACAAATTGATAAATAGAAGTCACACAAGTGACTAACATAATCATCCCCAAGCAAAGATTCTTTAGAAAAGCAGACTTGTCTTAACTTTAACATTTGTATACTATCCTAATTACCTGAAATAGCATCCAGACTTGTCCTCCAGGCCCTCTGTCACAGCACAGTAGATGGACGTCTGTGCTCCCTGCCAGGGTGTCTTCAGCAGCAGCAAGGAAAAGAGTGTGAGTACATAACTTAGCAGGGGGTACTGAGACTTCACATGGCGGCCCAACTCCGTATGGATCACTCCAGGGTGCAAGCTGTAGGAAGTCACCCCAGTACCTTTGATGGTGTAAGAAATTAAATATGCTGATACTGTTTATgtgttaaacatacaataaCAGGGAGACAGCATTATCTACACTTGCAGTTTGTTACAGTTACAGCTTAGACCATAAATGTTTACTATctatatttgtaaaaaataatgtttctaGGAACAATAATTGACAACCTATGATTATCACAAAAATTATGGTAATGGACACATGATTAGCTCAGCTATATTATACCTTTCATCCGCTGAGCAAGTTGTCTGGAGAACAGCACATTGGCCAGCTTGCTCTGTCTATAGCTATCCAGAGAGTTGTATGGCCTCTTGTCAAAAAATAGATCATCAATATGAATCTCTCctacacaaaaacatacagataaaatgaaatacCCTGTTCACCAGGGTAaattctctctgttctctcaaaTAGTTATGGTATTATTGTCCCTTTAATAAGAAAGTCTGACCTAGAAAAAAATTTGTCAAGAATCTTGACCTCACTGAGCTTAATTAAAAAGAGATTACCGCCAACATGTGCAATACTGGACACATTCACCACACGACTCGGGGCGGAGCTCTTGAGAATTCCCAAAAGAAGATTGGTAAGTAAGAAATGGCCCAGGTGATTGACGGCTAGCTGTGTCTCAAACCCATCCTCTGTGATCCACTTGGGGCACATCATTACACCTGTTACAAAAAGCATCACTTTACAGATATGTAAAGTAACTCAAGTCCAAACACCTAATAATCAAACAAATGTTAAGGCAGAAACCTTATGCCACCAGACTGAAAAGATCAATCCAACAAGCACCTTTCAGCCTAAGCTAAATTCTGTGTTTATAAAAATACAGCTGAAATATGGATTGATGATAGAAATGAAATCTCTAATAAAAGTCTTCTATAATTAtaatttccatttaaaaatatgACCAGTCAGAGCTTTCCTGCATTGTTGATGAGAATATCCAGTCGTTCCTCTGTGGCTATAAATTCTTTGGCAAACTCCTGAATGGAATAAAGGGAGGCTAGATTCAGGTGTCGGATGATCACATTCCCATTTCCTGTGGCTTGCCGTATCTCTTGCGCAGCGATTTCAGCCCGTGTCAGGTCCCGACAGGCCATCACCACCCGAGCCCcttgaatacacacactactgataGCACAGACGAACATGACAACATTGCATGATGAACAGCTATATCAGTTATAAATTGTGTTTCCTACCTCGACGAGCCATATCCTGTGCTGTTGCCTTGCCAATGCCAGTGTTGGCTCCAGTAATCAATACTGTTTTTCCATCAAGGCGAGCTTGACTTTTGCACATGCCACCAGCAATCCATTTCCGCATCAACAAAAAGCCTGCAGGAGAGTAGTTAAAAAATAACAAGGACAGTTAGCTGATACTTAGTGCTTGCTTATTATTTCAACACCTGGGCATGTCCACAAGGACAATGaacatatagtatatagtataatgCAATATTGCACTTGAACTTATCAAACCTACACCCTAATTTTAgtatttttcctattttttttaattattatatttagagATTATAAATTTACTTTACTATTatcactactattactactactactagtagtactaacaataataataataaaaataataactatgGGAGTGTGCAAACTAAGAATCTCATTGTATAATTAATGAACCACATGAATAAAAAAGTTCTTGAATCTGGACTTCATAGAATATGTCATAATAATAGGCTGATAGACATCcctaattaatgaattaaaatgatttcagcCTTTTCATCACTGCTCCACAAACCTCACTTTAAAAACTTTGACTCTGTATGTACAACTTTATAACTAAAGTTCTCAATTGCGCAAATttcttctaaaataaaataaaataaaataaaataaaataaaacattacaacatatCATTGCCCAAGTctgattttgtttcttttcgACTGCTATGCTCCCTACCACACTCTCTGCTCACAACTAGTTAATCTGCAGTTCTTGTTTTTAATTCAGAAGTTGTGGACTACTTCAATATTACATACCATTATTTGTTATAAAGTTATGGAATGCTATAACTCACAGGATCCCAGCCATGGTCCAGGCGTATCcctgtactgtacattttaatgttacagaCCAACTCAGGAAGGACATGTACAGGAAATGCACACGACAGGGAGTACTCCAGGACCTGTTCTGTAGCTATggttaatacattaatacatgTATGCTCTATATGCACACGAATACAACCATATCCTCTGATTAATCTCACCGTCTTCACTACAATCCGTAATTTAAAGAGCACAGAGAAGCGCGCGTGATTTACCGGTCACTGCGAGCGCGAGCACTGCCCCACACTGCGCGTATACCGACGACTGAACTCGGTCCCACATCGTGCGAACTGACCCCCTGCTTTATCCGTCGACTGTCTCCTGAGAATTGTGTCCAGTCCTCACCAAGACTCTGCGGCTCTGAACACATAGGCTATGAATAGGGACGGCTGAGTTTAGCGCATTAAGCTGCACATGCGAGCCTGTGGCTTAAACCATATGAGAACGCCACTGCTGACAAAGTGGTCACAACACACCATATCCTGTTAGGAAAACGGGACTCACAACAAAATAGACTGAGCTGCGTAAACAATCCAGAAATAAAAAGATTCTGTATTTTTTCTGACACTTGGACTGTTCATGATCTTACATTATATTGCATTAATATGGCACACCAGGCCATATTACATGCAATCACAGGCGGATTAGGGTCCAGTAATCTATAACTGCAGCAGAAAACACTTTTTAATGCCTAGACCAAATTATGGAATATTATTTATACAACGTAACGTGTGCACTGAACATGCAGTATAGAAAAAACTGCAACTTTCTTCTTATATAACACCATACTGAAATAAAGCGCAGTACTCCTTGTGTAAATATTACAGTAGGCCACAGGTTCCCTGGTGCTTGAGTATCCCCTTCCCTAcactgtttattgtttatcCTAATCTCTAATGAACTATCAGCTAATTATATACTTTCCTGGGTGGGAAGTGATTGTGTCAGGGTAGCAGAGATGTACAGGACACGTGCAGGAGCAGGCTTGGGAATCCGTGCAGTATAGGCTATAGGCAAAGTGCACATCACTGTATTAAGATGATCACAATGAAGACAAAATGCAAGGCATATCTGATCAAAATGTAAAGTCTTAT
The nucleotide sequence above comes from Hemibagrus wyckioides isolate EC202008001 linkage group LG01, SWU_Hwy_1.0, whole genome shotgun sequence. Encoded proteins:
- the si:dkey-23o4.6 gene encoding retinol dehydrogenase 13 isoform X2; this translates as MWDRVQSSVYAQCGAVLALAVTGFLLMRKWIAGGMCKSQARLDGKTVLITGANTGIGKATAQDMARRGVMMCPKWITEDGFETQLAVNHLGHFLLTNLLLGILKSSAPSRVVNVSSIAHVGGYFILSVCFCVGEIHIDDLFFDKRPYNSLDSYRQSKLANVLFSRQLAQRMKGTGVTSYSLHPGVIHTELGRHVKSQYPLLSYVLTLFSLLLLKTPWQGAQTSIYCAVTEGLEDKSGCYFSDCAEKEPGPEAKDDELARRLWDESARLVGLTTVQ
- the si:dkey-23o4.6 gene encoding retinol dehydrogenase 13 isoform X1, with the translated sequence MWDRVQSSVYAQCGAVLALAVTGFLLMRKWIAGGMCKSQARLDGKTVLITGANTGIGKATAQDMARRGARVVMACRDLTRAEIAAQEIRQATGNGNVIIRHLNLASLYSIQEFAKEFIATEERLDILINNAGVMMCPKWITEDGFETQLAVNHLGHFLLTNLLLGILKSSAPSRVVNVSSIAHVGGEIHIDDLFFDKRPYNSLDSYRQSKLANVLFSRQLAQRMKGTGVTSYSLHPGVIHTELGRHVKSQYPLLSYVLTLFSLLLLKTPWQGAQTSIYCAVTEGLEDKSGCYFSDCAEKEPGPEAKDDELARRLWDESARLVGLTTVQ